From a single Leishmania mexicana MHOM/GT/2001/U1103 complete genome, chromosome 7 genomic region:
- a CDS encoding DNAJ-domain transmembrane-like protein, translating to MKGFEAAANTQPAATPLVLLASASPPCSCGAAQSIISVSAATSADSSSTGAAVATPAGSLHTARRCYSTAAGADGPTAATAAASATPQPEGAASRAAADSGASKAGCSEQRLDEREGSAVDSSGSSSSSSVHERFAEEEKAKEDYERAAVPSFDEIYYAFRTLQLVQDDGRVVREWTAAHVKQAYRALAKQLHPDVAGGDDALMEQVNTSYDLLMGLSAELADNYRMWLETGGETELQLQRAHDQQELLGSRWTSREVEQLMMVGWCTTLSGFAIYAVWRALYGTSPVVNSVGGTAAIGGSAIGGCSKVHCGINVAGAHPVGARLTLPRAGATVSTAAGVQYGVVSIGNSALWMPPHLSFQMLQLVRTAVSRYALAVALTLAAWMNTVMLQRVLQRMLTGGGGEGAG from the coding sequence ATGAAGGGGTttgaagcagcagcgaacACACAGccagcggcaacgccgctggtgctgctcgcgtccgcctcccctccctgctctTGCGGCGCCGCGCAGTCGATCATCTCTGTCTCGGCGGCAACCTCTGCGGACTCGTCTAGCACCggggccgccgtcgccaccccAGCCGGCTCGCTGCACacagcgaggcgctgctactccaccgccgctggcgcagacGGTCcaaccgccgccacggcagccgcatctGCTACGCCACAGCCTGAGGGTGCCGCTTCGCGGGCGGCAGCTGACAGCGGTGCAAGCAAGGCAGGGTGCAGTGAGCAGCGACTGGATGAGCGCGAAGGCAGTGCggtcgacagcagcggcagtagcagcagcagcagcgtgcacgAGAGGTTcgcggaggaagagaaagcgAAGGAGGACTACGAGAGAGCCGCGGTGCCGTCTTTCGACGAGATTTACTATGCGTTCCGCACCCTTCAACTCGTTCAGGATGATGGCCGCGTTGTGCGCGagtggacggcggcgcatgTGAAGCAGGCGTATCGGGCACTAgcgaagcagctgcaccccGACGTTGccggcggtgacgacgcGCTGATGGAGCAGGTGAACACGTCCTACGACTTGCTCATGGGCTTGtccgcggagctggcggacaACTACCGCATGTGGCTGGAGACCGGCGGTGAGacagagctgcagctgcagcgcgctcaCGATCAACAGGAACTGCTCGGCTCTCGCTGGACGTCCCGTGAAGTGGAGCAGCTCATGATGGTTGGATGGTGCACCACGCTATCTGGTTTCGCCATATACGCCGTGTGGCGTGCTCTCTACGGCACCTCGCCGGTGGTGAACTCTGTGGGTGGTACAGCTGCTATCGGAGGCAGCGCCATCGGTGGCTGCAGCAAGGTGCATTGCGGGATCAACGTGGCGGGCGCGCACCCCGTTGGCGCTCGACTGACGCTTCCCCGGGCAGGCGCAACAGTGTCGACGGCTGCAGGTGTGCAGTACGGCGTGGTAAGCATCGGCAACAGCGCGCTGTGGATGCCGCCACATCTGTCCTTCCagatgctgcagctggtgcggACCGCCGTGTCGCGCTACGccttggcggtggcgctcacGCTGGCGGCTTGGATGAACACCGTcatgctgcagcgcgttctTCAGCGGATGctcaccggcggcggtggcgagggtGCAGGTTGA
- a CDS encoding 6-phosphofructo-2-kinase-like protein encodes MRMESHTAVTPPSTPSPPAADAATLNRDVRATATRHLNVQRSNGGVSALDHDSTSSERIATPGGELEPTATAASPVNAAAPHGATHPTARPAMDAEGHYQNLSSQAGEEPPRTDVATAAVGRNGGLRRGSTQQQYRSVAHLHADTVAAEGSAPYPHGARHHHNHHHCHRTHRHTHPARARKAVAATAVTTTAAAPGADTRPRTLSQDLLLVQDSGTSDRSGSRGSSCPSSSNSGSHSTRSYDTFTANCSSAASFIPVQTPANLTGTAYHALFSPELSCLDREAIVERIVGHRPRAYHTWGWRKAKDYQELHALNVHKNTVYQQPTTAAGRHGVMQPRTGGVTAAHLHAFKVSPTASLTPPPGDAAGGVSPGSGEASLEIPLSTAASDPSSSPVARVVGLTGAGEGVSDAGRGATAESLAPTLATAAPPPPESPLGLHELPSTGSSGKVAGDSGRPHLASPASTDVLLELRSQLPMYTIPTSQQGPEYFKTAAQGRTNTLIIVMMGLPARGKTFLAQKICRLLGWHGSRAKMQSIQVAWRRLLLDWEAAHPEMAACGAHAEAAAGQEQEASAPAGEGSVADEVQSGERGASHAIPRPAGVPADEGTTAASSLAPLPFTRPNSLADTHLTSAVCNLATGPLNASAWCAMTASLSSGPALTSSMPSATKTTAAAATTANTTGTAGYGCSGTLSDTGATAGPLSSANTSIVCLDCNASSVCPSMQAHTASSLEDSTAIPASDVASASLLLGTRFAANAASDVTANGPRDVVARHSLTAAVSAETTSDGGGPSLEGSAGSSPRTTAGVGGIPPPTKVLRTRHFRELIEQPASVARRLYRYVLQSFAEDCRLFFQHGGEVVVLNDDFVTEELRQEAEALFRPLATQFFYIEVIRDAEEDPLDFVRCKIRDPAEYPLSVIDPASASDDFHERLAFLERVYETLTEAPNTRKNARQTPTACGAGAAATATEAAAEASADIAHGLDAKASVERDTGLGCPPTTLLESTHYQEQSPRTRGYVKIMNSNTIEAHGIAGYLASRIISYVMNLSQVKIQHPIYFVLHGESCYSVEGRIGGNPPLTEQGTRDAVALLEFLGSLKRHLEHVDRVQRAHHHNPQRLHSRAADNDEGSSSTATEASANTASTLEVWTSQLRRAIQTTELSERLLNIRTLRWSSLNEIHAGVCEDMTYAEVKERYPLIDYFSKLNKYSFRYPEGESYQDLVIRLEPVIMELENADKVVVVVAHQAVLRCLLAYFGSTSAESSIGVEVPHRTVWRCTYDSKGIAILDELKLDSNEADFQLPGNEGSPTASTANTSSA; translated from the coding sequence ATGCGTATGGAGTCCCAcacggcggtgacgccgccgtcAACACCCTCAccacctgctgctgatgctgcgaCGTTGAACAGGGATGTCAGGGCAACGGCCACCCGACACCTCAACGTGCAACGCAGCAACGGTGGCGTCAGTGCCCTGGACCACGACAGCACTAGCAGCGAGCGGATCGCTACGCCTGGGGGCGAGTTGGAGCccacagccacggcggcgagcCCAGTGAACGCGGCGGCACCCCACGGtgccacccaccccaccgcgCGTCCTGCAATGGATGCAGAAGGACACTACCAAAACTTGTCTTCTCAAGCCGGCGAGGAGCCGCCGAGGACGGACGTTGCGACCGCCGCGGTGGGCCGCAATGGCGGCCTGCGTCGCGGcagcacacagcagcagtaccgCTCTGTCGCCCATCTGCATGCAGACACCGTCGCAGCTGAGGGCAGTGCGCCCTATCCGCACGGggcgcgccaccaccataaccatcaccactgccaccgcacTCATCGCCATACCCACCCAGCAAGAGCGAGGAAAGCGGTGGCAGCCACAgccgtcaccaccactgctgctgcgcctggtGCTGACACACGCCCGCGTACCCTCTCCCAAGACCTGCTCTTGGTCCAGGACTCCGGCACGAGCGacaggagcggcagccgtggcTCTAGCTGTCCTTCtagcagcaacagcggcagtcACAGCACTCGCAGCTACGACACCTTCACAGCAAACTGCAGCTCAGCCGCGAGCTTTATACCCGTTCAGACACCGGCTAACTTGACCGGCACGGCATACCACGCGTTGTTTTCTCCGGAGCTGTCGTGCCTAGATCGCGAGGCCATCGTAGAGCGCATCGTCGGCCATCGCCCACGTGCGTACCACACGTGGGGGTGGCGCAAAGCAAAAGACTACcaggagctgcacgcgctcAATGTTCACAAGAACACCGTGTATCAGCAGCCGACCACGGCTGCTGGTCGCCACGGAGTGATGCAACCCAGGACCGGAGGTGTGAccgcggcgcacctgcacgcCTTCAAGGTGTCGCCGACCGCCTCCTTGACGCCGCCTCCGGGTGACGCAGCCGGTGGTGTTTCCCCAGGCAGTGGGGAGGCGTCGTTGGAGATACCGCTGTCGACCGCGGCGTCGGACCCGTCCTCGAGCCCAGTCGCCCGCGTCGTCGGGCTTACGGGTGCCGGGGAAGGCGTGAGCGACGCTGGAAGAGGCGCCACGGCAGAGAGTTTGGCCCCCACATTggccacagcagcaccgccaccgccggagTCCCCTCTGGGCTTACATGAGTTGCCGTCGACCGGCAGCTCCGGCAAGGTGGCCGGCGACTCGGGGCGACCACACCTCGCTTCCCCCGCTTCGACCGATGTGCTGCTTGAGCTGAGGAGCCAGCTCCCCATGTACACGATACCAACGTCGCAGCAGGGGCCTGAGTACTTCAAGACGGCCGCCCAGGGCCGCACCAACACGCTGATCATCGTCATGATGGGCCTGCCCGCCCGTGGCAAGACGTTCTTGGCGCAGAAGATTTGCCGGCTGCTGGGGTGGCACGGGAGCCGCGCGAAGATGCAGAGCATTCAGGTAGCGtggcgccgcctgctgctagactgggaggcggcgcacccggagatggcggcgtgcggcgcacacgcagaagcagcagcagggcaggagcaggaggcaaGTGCGCCGGCTGGTGAAGggagcgtcgccgacgaggtGCAGTCTGGCGAGCGAGGCGCCTCCCACGCGATTCCGCGACCTGCAGGCGTGCCAGCTGACGAgggcaccaccgcagcctcTTCGCTGGCGCCGCTCCCCTTTACGCGGCCAAACAGTCTTGCGGACACCCACTTGACGTCGGCCGTGTGCAACTTGGCGACGGGGCCCCTGAACGCATCCGCGTGGTGCGCGATGACGGCAAGCCTGAGCAGCGGGCCCGCGTTGACTTCATCTATGCCCTCTGCTACGAagaccaccgcggcggcagccaccaccgccaacacTACTGGCACAGCAGGgtacggctgcagcggcactctCTCTGACACTGGCGCCACTGCGGGGCCGCTGTCGTCCGCGAACACCTCCATTGTCTGCCTCGACTGCAACGCATCATCCGTGTGCCCGTCCatgcaggcgcacacggccTCCTCGCTCGAGGACAGCACCGCGATACCCGCATCAGACgttgcctctgcctctttATTATTAGGGACGCGCTTCGCCGCTAACGCGGCGTCCGACGTCACCGCGAATGGCCCGCGCGATGTGGTGGCGCGGCACTCGCTGACGGCCGCCGTGTCAGCGGAGACGacgagcgacggcggcgggccGAGCCTCGAGGGTTCTGCAGGGTCGTCGCCGCGCACGaccgccggcgtcggcggcatcCCGCCTCCGAcgaaggtgctgcgcacTCGGCACTTCAGAGAGCTCATCGAGCAGCCCGCGAGCGTCGCTCGGCGCCTGTACCGCTACGTGCTGCAGAGCTTTGCAGAGGACTGCCGCCTCTTCTtccagcacggcggcgaAGTGGTTGTGTTGAACGACGACTTTGTTacagaggagctgcggcaggaggcggaggcgctgtTCCGCCCACTGGCGACGCAGTTCTTCTACATAGAGGTGATCCGAGACGCTGAGGAGGACCCGCTCGACTTCGTGCGGTGCAAGATTCGCGACCCGGCAGAGTATCCGCTCAGCGTCATCGACCCCGCGTCGGCGTCGGACGACTTCCACGAGCGGCTGGCATTTTTGGAGCGGGTGTACGAGACGCTGACGGAGGCTCCCAACACGAGGAAGAACGCGCGCCAGACGCCAACCGCGTGTGGGGCTGGGGCTGCAGCGaccgcgacggaggcggcggcagaggcaagCGCCGACATCGCGCATGGCCTCGATGCCAAGGCGTCGGTCGAGCGTGACACGGGACTTGGCTGCCCGCCCACAACGTTGCTGGAGTCAACGCACTACCAGGAGCAGTCGCCGCGGACGCGCGGCTACGTGAAGATTATGAACTCGAACACGATCGAGGCCCACGGCATCGCGGGTTACCTCGCCAGCCGCATAATTTCGTATGTCATGAACCTGTCACAGGTGAAGATTCAGCACCCCATATACTTTGTACTTCACGGCGAGAGCTGCTACAGCGTGGAGGGCCGCATCGGTGGCAACCCGCCGCTCACGGAGCAGGGCACGCGggacgccgtggcgctgctcgagtTCCTTGGCTCGTTGAAGCGCCACCTCGAACACGTCGACCGTGTGCAGCGCGCACATCACCACAACCCGCAGCGCTTGCACTCGAGAGCGGCCGACAACgacgagggcagcagcagcacggcaacTGAAGCTTCTGCAAACACGGCGAGTACGCTGGAGGTGTGGACAAGTCAGCTTCGGCGCGCCATTCAGACCACGGAACTGAGCGAACGTCTGCTGAACATCCGCACACTGCGCTGGAGCAGCCTCAACGAGATCCACGCCGGGGTTTGCGAGGACATGACGTACGCCGAGGTGAAGGAGCGCTATCCGCTCATCGACTACTTTAGCAAGCTCAACAAGTACAGCTTCCGGTACCCCGAGGGCGAGAGCTACCAGGACCTCGTCATTCGACTGGAGCCCGTCATCATGGAACTCGAGAACGCCGACaaggtcgtcgtcgtcgtggcgcACCAGGCagtgctgcgctgcctgcTTGCCTACTTCGGCAGCACCTCGGCGGAGAGCAGTATCGGCGTCGAGGTGCCGCATCGCACGGTTTGGCGCTGCACGTATGATTCGAAGGGGATCGCCATCCTGGACGAGTTGAAGCTGGACAGCAACGAGGCGGACTTCCAACTTCCAGGAAACGAGGGctcgccgacggcgtcgacagcGAACACGTCGAGTGCCTGA